The Roseimicrobium gellanilyticum genome includes a region encoding these proteins:
- a CDS encoding dipeptidase: MTPELNDLFTLLRFPSISTESSHNADTRACAGWLVQKLTAMGLATTLHETPRHPIIVAKNKHVPGRRTVLLYGHYDVQPDAPVNEWRTPPFEPTLRDGRIWCRGATDNKGQLMAHVCGLEKTLREQGDLPVNLTCLFEGEEEIGSPNLKPFLAANRELLKCDVIAISDTGMVAPGVGTFTYGLRGIACAEIIARGPATDLHSGIWGGAVMNPITAIARIIASFHDASGHVQVPGFYDAVKPLADWEREAWKNLGDSEPETKAVTGVPELFGEAGFTDLERRWARPTAELNGIGGGWQQEGSKTVIAREAFAKFSFRLVPDQQPDEILKQVEKHLKAHTPPGIRLEVELGHTGMPYLMDPFSPFGQAAQRALEKTFGGKPALIREGGSIPIVQAFKDVLGVDTLLLGLALPDCQAHAPNENFPVENFEAGIRLNEYLLRELAQ; this comes from the coding sequence ATGACTCCTGAACTCAACGATCTCTTCACGCTGCTCCGCTTCCCAAGTATCTCCACGGAATCTTCGCACAATGCGGACACGCGCGCCTGTGCAGGCTGGCTGGTGCAAAAGCTCACGGCCATGGGCCTGGCCACCACCCTGCATGAGACCCCGCGGCATCCCATCATTGTCGCGAAGAACAAGCATGTGCCCGGCAGGCGAACGGTGTTGTTGTATGGGCACTACGACGTGCAGCCGGATGCTCCGGTGAATGAATGGCGCACGCCACCTTTCGAACCCACGCTGCGGGATGGACGGATCTGGTGCCGTGGCGCCACAGACAACAAGGGCCAGCTCATGGCGCATGTGTGCGGCCTGGAGAAGACCCTGCGTGAGCAAGGTGACCTCCCCGTGAATCTCACCTGCCTCTTCGAAGGTGAGGAGGAAATTGGCAGCCCCAACTTGAAACCCTTCCTGGCGGCAAATCGCGAGCTGCTGAAGTGCGATGTCATCGCGATCTCGGACACCGGCATGGTCGCGCCCGGCGTGGGCACCTTCACCTATGGCCTTCGTGGCATTGCATGTGCGGAAATCATTGCGCGCGGTCCCGCGACGGATCTGCATTCGGGTATCTGGGGTGGCGCAGTGATGAATCCCATCACCGCCATCGCACGGATCATCGCGAGTTTTCATGATGCCTCAGGTCACGTGCAGGTGCCCGGATTCTACGATGCGGTGAAGCCTCTGGCGGACTGGGAACGTGAAGCATGGAAAAACCTCGGTGACAGCGAACCCGAAACGAAGGCCGTGACCGGTGTGCCGGAATTGTTTGGTGAAGCGGGCTTCACGGATCTGGAGCGTCGCTGGGCGCGCCCCACGGCGGAACTGAATGGCATCGGTGGTGGCTGGCAGCAAGAGGGCTCGAAGACGGTGATTGCACGTGAGGCCTTTGCGAAGTTCAGCTTCCGCCTGGTTCCGGATCAGCAGCCGGATGAAATCCTCAAGCAGGTGGAGAAGCATTTGAAGGCCCATACACCTCCGGGCATCCGACTTGAAGTCGAGCTGGGTCACACGGGCATGCCGTACCTCATGGATCCGTTTTCGCCGTTTGGCCAGGCGGCCCAACGTGCTCTGGAGAAAACCTTCGGGGGCAAGCCTGCATTGATTCGTGAAGGAGGAAGCATCCCGATTGTGCAGGCTTTCAAGGATGTACTGGGTGTCGATACCCTGCTGCTGGGGCTTGCCCTGCCTGATTGCCAGGCGCATGCGCCGAACGAGAACTTCCCTGTGGAGAACTTCGAAGCGGGCATCCGCCTCAATGAATACCTCCTTCGGGAACTTGCGCAGTAA
- a CDS encoding metalloprotease yields the protein MIRFTLLGFPVTVHWMFWAIMAMLGANLLNGPRGFVLLLIWVAAGFISILIHELGHTLLQRKFGARAEIVLYAMGGLAIPNRGFTRVQHILISLGGPFLQIAVGVVAWQVIAHSSGDSWYITAFFVSFMTVSIFWGLLNLLPIYPLDGGQVLRSILGPRREKFAYLVGMLCAGALCIYVITRPNPSVWNALLCGMFAWDNFQRWQGQTPPSALEPR from the coding sequence ATGATTCGCTTCACCTTGTTGGGTTTTCCCGTGACTGTGCATTGGATGTTCTGGGCAATCATGGCGATGCTTGGAGCAAATCTGCTCAATGGACCACGTGGATTCGTCCTGCTGCTGATCTGGGTGGCTGCTGGGTTCATCTCGATTCTGATTCATGAACTGGGGCACACGCTGCTTCAGAGAAAGTTCGGAGCACGCGCGGAGATCGTGCTCTACGCGATGGGTGGCCTGGCGATTCCCAATCGTGGATTCACGCGTGTGCAACATATCCTCATCAGCCTCGGAGGGCCGTTTCTGCAGATTGCGGTGGGTGTTGTTGCCTGGCAGGTGATCGCGCACAGCTCAGGAGACTCGTGGTACATCACTGCGTTCTTTGTGAGCTTCATGACCGTGAGCATTTTCTGGGGACTGCTCAATCTGCTGCCCATCTACCCGCTCGATGGAGGCCAGGTGCTCCGAAGCATTCTGGGGCCGAGGCGTGAGAAGTTTGCCTACCTCGTGGGCATGCTGTGCGCGGGGGCGCTTTGCATCTATGTGATCACGCGTCCCAATCCAAGCGTCTGGAATGCCCTCCTGTGCGGCATGTTTGCCTGGGACAATTTCCAGCGCTGGCAGGGACAGACGCCGCCCTCGGCTCTTGAGCCACGCTGA
- a CDS encoding SET domain-containing protein, producing MSASRAKEEPLYLVRNSPIHGRGLYARKFIEKDTWIVQYVGEKVDKDESDRRANALLESSKDTGGAKVYMFILNDEWDIDGDVDWNDARLANHSCDPNVEAQTWEEKEIWFVALRDIQPGEELTFNYGFDLEHWEEHPCQCGTKRCIGYIAAEEYWPTLKRKIAGKKAAKTRKRKMASSATALAQAGE from the coding sequence ATGTCTGCTTCACGAGCCAAGGAAGAGCCACTCTATCTCGTGCGCAACTCACCCATCCATGGGAGAGGTCTCTACGCGCGCAAGTTCATCGAGAAGGACACCTGGATCGTGCAATACGTAGGTGAGAAGGTCGACAAGGACGAAAGCGACCGCCGCGCCAATGCCTTGCTTGAGTCCTCCAAGGATACCGGCGGAGCCAAGGTATACATGTTCATCCTCAATGATGAGTGGGACATCGATGGCGATGTGGACTGGAATGATGCCCGACTCGCAAACCACTCCTGCGATCCCAACGTGGAAGCGCAGACGTGGGAGGAGAAGGAGATCTGGTTCGTAGCCCTGCGCGACATCCAGCCCGGCGAGGAGCTCACCTTCAACTACGGCTTCGATCTTGAGCACTGGGAGGAGCATCCCTGCCAATGCGGTACCAAGCGCTGCATCGGCTACATCGCTGCCGAGGAATACTGGCCCACGCTGAAGCGAAAGATCGCCGGCAAGAAGGCGGCCAAGACGCGGAAGCGCAAGATGGCATCCTCTGCCACGGCGCTCGCCCAGGCTGGAGAGTAA
- a CDS encoding sodium:proton antiporter: MTLPSLAAAATSATDHASVLPSAWMVLPFAGLLLCIALLPLLAAHFWERHYAKVAVGLGSVTACYYLLVLRDSHAVMHSMTEYLSFMALVGSLFVISGGINIGVKGEATPLVNVVFLLFGATIANIIGTTGASMLLIRPWIRMNKFRITAYHIVFFIFVVSNCGGCLTPIGDPPLFLGFLRGIPFWWVIQQVWPAWLLCIGLLLVVFFVIDVRNFRKVPRQVAAKATAEETWTFRGLHNLLLLALVLLGVFLPQQWKVGTEALHLTAGALLMIAAAIISYLTTARPIHEANDFNFHPVKEVGWLFIGIFLTMIPALQLLGSGQGITLDTPLSVYFASGSLSAFLDNAPTYLTFLAAGMGRFQLDVNQPAHVLQFLEAHPGFIVAVSLGSVFFGAGSYIGNGPNFMVKAIAEKSGVKAPGFLKYIYGFSLPLLLPILAIVGWLMLRHTH, encoded by the coding sequence ATGACCCTGCCCAGCCTCGCCGCAGCCGCGACATCGGCCACTGACCACGCGTCCGTCCTGCCCTCTGCATGGATGGTGCTTCCGTTCGCAGGGTTGCTGTTGTGCATTGCACTCCTGCCGCTGCTCGCCGCCCATTTCTGGGAACGCCACTATGCGAAGGTGGCTGTGGGATTGGGCTCGGTAACCGCTTGCTACTACCTCCTGGTGCTGCGTGACAGTCATGCGGTAATGCACTCCATGACGGAGTACCTCAGCTTCATGGCGCTCGTGGGCTCTCTCTTCGTCATTTCAGGGGGCATCAATATCGGCGTGAAGGGCGAAGCCACGCCGCTGGTGAATGTGGTCTTCCTTCTCTTCGGTGCCACCATCGCGAATATCATCGGCACCACAGGAGCTTCGATGTTGCTCATCCGCCCTTGGATCCGGATGAACAAGTTCCGCATCACTGCCTACCACATCGTCTTCTTCATCTTTGTGGTCAGCAATTGCGGCGGCTGCCTCACGCCCATCGGCGACCCTCCGCTCTTCCTCGGTTTCCTTCGTGGCATACCTTTCTGGTGGGTCATCCAGCAGGTGTGGCCGGCTTGGCTGCTGTGCATCGGCCTGCTGCTCGTGGTTTTCTTTGTGATCGATGTCCGCAACTTCAGAAAAGTGCCCCGTCAAGTAGCCGCAAAAGCGACGGCCGAGGAGACCTGGACCTTCCGCGGACTGCATAATCTGCTGCTGCTCGCACTGGTGCTGCTGGGAGTCTTCCTTCCTCAGCAGTGGAAGGTCGGCACTGAGGCGCTTCACCTGACTGCAGGCGCGCTGCTGATGATCGCAGCGGCCATCATCTCCTACCTCACCACAGCCCGGCCCATCCATGAGGCGAACGACTTCAACTTCCACCCGGTGAAAGAGGTGGGCTGGCTCTTCATCGGCATCTTCCTCACCATGATTCCTGCACTGCAGCTCTTGGGCTCGGGGCAGGGCATCACACTGGATACCCCCTTGAGCGTGTACTTCGCCAGCGGCTCTCTCTCCGCCTTCCTCGACAACGCACCCACCTACCTCACTTTCCTCGCGGCAGGCATGGGACGATTTCAACTGGATGTGAATCAGCCCGCCCATGTGCTGCAGTTTCTGGAAGCCCATCCCGGGTTCATCGTCGCCGTGTCGCTGGGCTCCGTGTTCTTCGGTGCCGGCAGTTACATTGGAAACGGCCCCAACTTCATGGTGAAGGCGATTGCGGAGAAGTCAGGGGTGAAGGCTCCCGGCTTCCTGAAATACATCTACGGCTTCTCTCTTCCCCTGCTGCTGCCCATTCTCGCCATCGTGGGTTGGCTCATGCTGCGCCACACGCATTGA
- a CDS encoding PQQ-binding-like beta-propeller repeat protein, translated as MGLHAGYHGMRMKALSILLFTCVGAGLAISAEPFGVDPSPPKVAELSEAPAPRPQAFDRLTFHAAPKPLSKDAVTSDWPSFLGPKDDAISPETPLLHAWPEGGPPKVWEVRKGEGYTSPAISGEHLVIFHAVEGKEVIECLHPETGQRYWVHEYPINYRDRFGYANGPRGSPSIADGRVVTVGVTCMMTCLDLKTGRVAWQRDLRKEFLVPQDFFGHGGSALLVDGMAIVNVGGKSEMALDDDDMEDRARKLATPGLCVGSFDLKTGRLLWGVKDSWGASYATPVAATMHGKKKVFVFTGGESNPATGGLLCLDAKDGTVHDRIPWRADDYTSATASSPVIIPEKNRVFISTAYPKGRPLGGVMLEFDENFKAREVWKSERLATHWMNPVYVDGYLYAIDGELQQSSKLVCVNADTGEEKWREDVIWEETALARPGRGGRPGSAPVLGIQRASLLKVDGKFLVLSELGSLLWMDLSPSGAKVEARAPLFFAPHTWCLPAVSRGLLYVMQNEDEQAMGSSGPRILCYDLRALAK; from the coding sequence ATGGGACTTCATGCTGGCTACCATGGCATGCGCATGAAGGCTTTGTCCATCCTCTTGTTCACCTGTGTAGGAGCAGGCCTGGCGATTTCCGCGGAGCCTTTCGGTGTGGATCCCAGCCCGCCTAAAGTTGCGGAACTCAGCGAGGCCCCAGCACCCAGGCCGCAGGCCTTTGACCGGCTCACCTTTCATGCTGCGCCAAAGCCGCTTTCCAAGGATGCCGTGACCAGTGACTGGCCCTCATTCCTAGGTCCCAAGGATGACGCCATCTCTCCAGAGACGCCGCTGCTGCATGCCTGGCCCGAAGGTGGTCCACCGAAGGTGTGGGAAGTGCGCAAGGGAGAGGGCTATACCTCGCCCGCCATCAGTGGCGAGCATCTTGTGATCTTCCATGCCGTGGAAGGCAAGGAGGTCATCGAATGTCTGCATCCGGAGACGGGCCAGCGGTATTGGGTGCATGAGTATCCCATCAACTACCGGGATCGCTTCGGCTATGCGAATGGCCCGCGCGGGTCACCCTCCATCGCGGATGGCCGCGTGGTGACAGTGGGGGTCACCTGCATGATGACCTGCCTGGACTTGAAGACAGGGCGCGTGGCGTGGCAGCGGGATCTGCGGAAGGAGTTTCTCGTGCCTCAGGACTTCTTTGGGCATGGAGGCTCGGCATTGCTCGTGGACGGCATGGCCATTGTGAATGTGGGTGGCAAGAGTGAGATGGCCCTCGACGATGATGACATGGAAGACCGTGCTCGCAAGCTGGCCACACCGGGCCTCTGCGTGGGGTCTTTTGACCTGAAGACGGGCCGCCTGCTTTGGGGCGTGAAGGACTCGTGGGGAGCGAGCTATGCCACACCGGTTGCTGCCACCATGCACGGGAAGAAGAAGGTCTTTGTCTTCACAGGAGGCGAGAGCAATCCGGCCACCGGTGGTCTGCTGTGCCTGGATGCCAAGGATGGCACGGTGCATGATCGCATCCCCTGGCGGGCGGATGATTACACTTCGGCTACGGCAAGTTCCCCTGTGATCATCCCGGAGAAGAACCGCGTCTTCATTTCCACCGCGTACCCCAAAGGGCGACCGCTGGGCGGGGTGATGCTGGAGTTCGACGAGAACTTCAAAGCGAGGGAAGTGTGGAAGTCTGAACGCCTCGCCACGCACTGGATGAACCCTGTGTATGTGGATGGCTACCTCTATGCCATTGATGGGGAGCTGCAGCAGTCCTCCAAGCTGGTGTGTGTCAATGCAGATACGGGCGAAGAGAAGTGGCGCGAGGATGTGATCTGGGAGGAGACAGCGCTCGCACGACCGGGCCGTGGCGGCAGGCCTGGCAGTGCTCCCGTGCTGGGTATCCAGCGCGCCAGCTTGCTGAAGGTGGATGGGAAGTTTCTCGTGCTCAGTGAACTGGGCTCGCTGCTCTGGATGGATCTCTCACCCTCGGGCGCCAAGGTGGAAGCGCGAGCGCCACTCTTCTTTGCGCCCCATACCTGGTGCCTGCCTGCGGTGAGCAGGGGTCTGCTTTATGTCATGCAGAATGAAGATGAGCAGGCGATGGGGAGCAGCGGCCCGCGCATCCTTTGTTACGACTTGCGGGCGCTGGCGAAGTAG
- a CDS encoding EF-hand domain-containing protein, translated as MKTRFLALTMAAALSCGSLPLLAQDAPPPPPPPGSGGGEGRPPGGGDRVGEFIKRADADNDGKLSKDEFVGSTKKEAEDRFAKIDANADGFIEKSEAEDMARRARDVAQQRPEGMRRPEGAAGERDGGVRPRPGGEQAGSPPAGPDGQRRPEGFRRPDGEGGPRPEGFRRPDGEGGGSPGMRQGGGGGMNFLSDRLRRMDKNDDKSVSKEEFHAASEEQFAQMDENKDGNISNEEIEAMSRRMREMMGGGGRGGEGGGFRRPGGEGGRDGGARPRPEGEGERPRRPEGEAPAAPAPQN; from the coding sequence ATGAAAACAAGATTCCTCGCCCTGACCATGGCTGCCGCGTTGAGCTGCGGCTCGCTTCCCTTGCTCGCGCAAGATGCGCCGCCTCCCCCTCCGCCTCCCGGCAGTGGTGGTGGTGAAGGACGTCCTCCCGGCGGCGGTGATCGCGTGGGCGAGTTCATCAAGAGGGCGGACGCCGACAATGATGGCAAGCTCTCCAAGGACGAGTTTGTGGGCTCCACGAAGAAGGAGGCGGAAGATCGCTTCGCCAAGATCGACGCCAATGCGGATGGCTTCATCGAGAAGTCAGAAGCCGAGGACATGGCGCGCCGCGCCCGCGATGTGGCGCAGCAGCGTCCGGAAGGCATGCGCCGTCCTGAAGGTGCCGCTGGTGAGCGTGATGGCGGTGTGCGTCCGCGTCCCGGTGGCGAGCAGGCGGGCAGTCCTCCTGCGGGACCCGACGGCCAGCGCCGTCCTGAGGGTTTCCGTCGTCCCGATGGTGAAGGGGGTCCTCGTCCCGAAGGATTCCGCCGCCCCGACGGTGAAGGCGGTGGCAGCCCCGGCATGCGTCAGGGTGGTGGTGGTGGCATGAACTTCCTCAGCGATCGTCTGCGCCGTATGGACAAGAACGACGACAAGTCGGTCTCCAAGGAAGAATTCCACGCTGCGAGCGAAGAGCAGTTTGCCCAGATGGACGAGAACAAGGATGGAAACATCTCCAATGAGGAAATCGAAGCGATGAGTCGCCGGATGCGTGAGATGATGGGTGGCGGCGGTCGTGGCGGTGAAGGCGGCGGCTTCCGCCGTCCTGGTGGTGAAGGCGGCCGCGATGGCGGTGCCCGTCCGCGCCCTGAAGGTGAAGGCGAGCGTCCTCGTCGTCCCGAGGGTGAGGCCCCTGCTGCACCGGCTCCGCAAAACTAA
- a CDS encoding alpha/beta hydrolase — protein sequence MRHLLPALLVLAITCSAHAELKTDIEFAKVGDVSLTLDVHVPDGPGPFPTAILVHGGGFTKGDKTSYITPLFKPLNDAGYTWFTINYRLAPQHRWPACLDDVETAIRWVRAHAAEYKVDVNRIALIGESAGGHLVSMAGTRAQGDTAVAAVVPFYAPHDLFLRAQQRKDVGEGLAGLFGISREVNDTTLAALKQGSPFYHLKAGLPPYLLIHGDKDDKVPFEQSTLFQAASRKVGNTCELITIPGGGHGMGGWKAVPAGATYANEMITWLNKVMVKK from the coding sequence ATGCGCCATCTTCTTCCCGCCCTCCTCGTTCTGGCTATCACCTGCTCCGCTCATGCCGAGCTGAAAACCGATATCGAATTTGCCAAGGTCGGCGATGTGAGTCTCACGTTGGACGTCCATGTTCCGGATGGACCTGGCCCTTTCCCCACGGCCATTCTGGTGCATGGCGGTGGCTTTACGAAGGGCGACAAGACCAGCTACATCACTCCCCTCTTCAAACCGCTCAACGATGCCGGCTACACCTGGTTCACCATCAACTACCGCCTCGCACCGCAACATCGCTGGCCCGCATGCCTTGACGATGTAGAAACCGCCATCCGCTGGGTGCGTGCGCACGCGGCGGAGTACAAGGTCGATGTGAACCGCATCGCCCTCATTGGTGAATCCGCTGGAGGACACCTTGTTTCCATGGCTGGGACACGCGCTCAAGGGGATACTGCGGTGGCGGCCGTGGTGCCATTCTACGCGCCGCACGATCTCTTCCTCAGGGCACAACAACGCAAGGACGTCGGCGAAGGACTCGCAGGTCTTTTCGGCATCTCTCGTGAGGTAAACGACACCACCCTTGCAGCCTTGAAGCAAGGGTCACCCTTCTACCACCTCAAGGCTGGCCTGCCACCCTATCTCCTCATCCACGGTGACAAAGACGACAAGGTGCCCTTCGAGCAGTCCACCCTGTTCCAGGCCGCCAGCCGGAAGGTGGGCAACACCTGCGAGCTCATCACCATTCCCGGCGGTGGGCACGGCATGGGCGGCTGGAAGGCGGTGCCCGCAGGCGCAACCTATGCGAATGAGATGATCACGTGGTTGAACAAGGTGATGGTGAAGAAGTAA
- a CDS encoding Dabb family protein: protein MKSHASLFAGMCALICASLFTSCASLCPAGKASPGQVEHVVLVWLKDAGNEAKRTELTATAKGFQKQIPGIISISAGAPLPSDRPVVDDSFDLGLVMRFESKEALAAYEKHPVHVKAVKEALAPASKKLQVYDVVVR from the coding sequence ATGAAGTCCCATGCGAGTCTCTTTGCCGGAATGTGCGCCCTGATTTGCGCGTCCCTCTTCACCTCCTGCGCCAGCCTCTGCCCGGCAGGGAAGGCTTCTCCCGGCCAGGTGGAGCACGTGGTGCTGGTGTGGCTGAAGGACGCTGGCAATGAAGCCAAGCGCACCGAACTCACCGCCACGGCGAAGGGCTTCCAGAAGCAGATCCCCGGCATCATCTCCATCAGCGCCGGAGCGCCCCTTCCCAGCGATCGCCCGGTCGTGGATGACAGCTTCGACCTCGGGCTCGTCATGCGTTTTGAAAGCAAGGAAGCCCTGGCCGCCTACGAGAAGCATCCAGTCCATGTGAAGGCCGTGAAGGAGGCGCTGGCTCCCGCCTCCAAAAAGCTCCAGGTGTATGACGTGGTGGTGCGCTGA
- a CDS encoding DUF1501 domain-containing protein has translation MSPAEYFTQTRRDFLATSACGLGGLALASLFQQDGLLASESVPSNPLATRKPHFAPKAERCIFIFLEGGPSQMDLFDPKPLLNKYDGQPLPDSLVGDQKFAFLQKETATVMGTKRVFKKHGQCGMEISDLLPHIATCADDIALVRSMHTTQFNHLPGQLMLNCGAPLLGRPSLGSWVTYGLGNASQELPSYVVMVSKGRGLPGGSSTWSSGFLPSPYGGVMFRNGASPVLNLSNPDGITTEMQSASLGALNDLNRLRHRYVGDPEIASRINSYELAFRMQSAAPELVDIKGESQSTLEAYGINRSEPPIKSNLGGIGLYQTFSRHCLQARRMVERGVRFVNIIHASWDHHSSLDPQLAHNCQMVDQPIAALLRDLKQRGLLDTTLVVWGSEFGRTALGENRPGFKKVTGRDHHPGAFSLWMAGGGIKGGQVYGESDDFAWKVARDPVSIHDFHATILHLFGMDHKRLTYRFQGRDFRLTDVHGEVVKGLLV, from the coding sequence ATGTCTCCCGCCGAATACTTCACCCAGACGCGCCGCGATTTCCTCGCGACCTCCGCGTGCGGACTCGGCGGACTGGCCCTGGCGTCGCTGTTCCAGCAGGATGGCTTGCTCGCCTCGGAGTCCGTCCCATCCAATCCGCTCGCCACGCGCAAGCCGCACTTCGCGCCGAAGGCGGAGCGCTGCATCTTCATCTTCCTTGAAGGTGGCCCGAGCCAGATGGATCTCTTCGATCCGAAACCGCTGCTGAACAAGTATGACGGTCAGCCCCTGCCGGACTCGCTGGTGGGTGATCAGAAGTTTGCCTTCCTGCAGAAGGAGACGGCCACCGTCATGGGCACGAAGCGGGTGTTCAAGAAGCATGGCCAGTGCGGCATGGAGATCTCCGATCTGCTCCCGCATATCGCCACCTGCGCGGATGACATCGCGCTGGTGCGCTCCATGCACACCACGCAGTTCAATCATCTGCCCGGCCAGCTCATGCTGAACTGCGGCGCGCCGTTGCTCGGCCGTCCCAGTCTTGGCTCATGGGTGACGTATGGCCTGGGCAACGCCTCGCAGGAACTGCCCTCGTATGTGGTGATGGTGAGCAAGGGTCGCGGCCTGCCCGGTGGGAGTTCCACGTGGTCCAGCGGCTTCCTTCCCTCTCCTTATGGCGGTGTCATGTTCCGCAATGGCGCCTCGCCTGTGCTGAATCTTTCCAATCCCGATGGCATCACCACGGAGATGCAGTCCGCCAGTCTCGGTGCGCTCAATGACTTGAATCGCCTGCGCCATCGCTACGTGGGGGATCCGGAGATTGCCAGCCGCATCAACAGCTACGAACTCGCGTTCCGCATGCAGAGCGCGGCTCCGGAGTTGGTGGACATCAAGGGCGAATCCCAGTCCACGCTGGAGGCCTATGGCATCAATCGCTCCGAGCCCCCCATCAAGAGCAACCTGGGCGGCATCGGTTTGTATCAGACTTTCTCACGCCACTGCTTGCAGGCGCGGCGCATGGTCGAGCGTGGGGTCCGTTTTGTGAACATCATCCACGCCTCGTGGGATCATCACAGCAGTCTGGATCCGCAACTCGCGCACAATTGCCAGATGGTGGACCAGCCCATCGCGGCACTGCTCAGAGACCTGAAACAACGTGGCCTGCTGGATACCACGCTCGTGGTGTGGGGCAGTGAGTTCGGCCGCACAGCGCTGGGTGAGAATCGCCCCGGCTTCAAGAAGGTCACGGGACGCGATCATCATCCCGGGGCCTTCAGCCTGTGGATGGCCGGAGGTGGCATCAAGGGTGGCCAGGTCTATGGGGAGTCCGACGACTTCGCGTGGAAGGTCGCGCGCGACCCTGTTTCCATCCACGACTTCCACGCCACGATCCTGCATCTCTTTGGCATGGATCACAAGAGACTCACCTACCGTTTCCAGGGGCGCGACTTTCGCCTTACCGATGTACACGGCGAGGTGGTGAAGGGGTTGCTGGTGTAG